AGACCAATCTTACGAAAACCAAAACAAAACCAGTCTAATCGATGGAAAACTGCGAATGCTTTGTTCTTTGCCGACTAGGTATAGTCTGGTTTCCAAAACATTGGTTTCGACATTTTATTATAAACTAATGACCCGACACAAAACCATGTTTTGGGACCAGTCCAACTTGTGTGTTGTGTTTGGATCGACATGTCATAATCGTTTTGGATTCATATCGAGTCAGAATCAAACACGCCAACCCGTCAACTTTTACAGACCTCAACATTTAACAATGTGTCGAAATAAATAATGTATTGTCAAATCGCATTCTACAGCTTCAAGTAGGAATTCAAAGTGATTACATGTCCAAGCTGCAAAACTTGACAACTGAATTTTATGTTATGCTCTAAACGGTCTGCGCAGCTTTAATAGCCGCTAGAAATAATGCTGCTTCAAAAAGAGTACAAAACTGACACTGTCCatcataaaataaaacaaaaagatCACACTCGGTATGACAGACCGTTACTCAGAAACAAATTTAAATCCTAAAAGCTTGCATCCCGGCTCATGGTTTTTGATCTATTCTCCAACTGTCAACCCGAACCCAAACTTGTAGTCTTTCTTCTTGTGGTCTATCTGCATGACATAATCCATAAAAAGCGTCATAAAACTTGTCAAAATAAAACACTCTTTGCACAAATTTTGTGAAGCACAATACATAAATAGTGACAGATTTGATGGAAAGAAAACACATTACAAAAATTAAATTACTCtttaaataatatgatcatgaaGGTTTATCCATTATAAAGGCGACTTTAGACCTACCTGACATGTTTCATTTTAGAAACTTTACCATTAGAGCAGTTAGAGATAAAATGCAACCCGAATTAGCCCATTTATAAATACGTAAATGACCGAAATTGCCACCTAGGGGTTTTCTTCGGGTTTTGGATTTTAcgggtcgggttgttcggttTTTTTTGCTGGATAAAAGTACCAACCCATTTAAAGTTCAGGTTACTTCGGGCCGGGTTGTCCGGCtttagatgtaaaatgaagaTAAATGGTTTTTTTACAAAATATTATCAAAATTATATAGCTACTGCCTActagaaaaataattaaaattcaaACATCAATTGACAATAAGATATTATAATGTTCAAAAGTCCAAAAACTCAATGTTCCAAATACTAGAGACTCCAAAACAAAACAcgtttataaaagaagaaaatAAATGTTCGGGTTCTTTTTCGGGTTTCGTGTTTCAAGTTTTCCGGATCGGGTTTTCGGCTGGGAAAAGGTAACCCGATAACCGACCCATAGAAAGTTCGGGTTGGTCGGGTTCAGGTTTTTCAAGTAATATTTAATTCGGGTTCGGGTGGCTGTGAATTCGAGTCGGGTTTTGGGTTTCGGATAAAAATGGACAGCCCTATTGCCACCTGTAGCAGGCACCAATCGAAGATGGTGCCTTTGGATATAGTGCATGTTGTATTTCTATAAAAAATTCAAAAGTGAGTGAAAATTTAAATGTACTCACCTCAGCTGACAGAATGAAATTTAGACCCATATTCAACCTTTCTTCAAGAAATGCAGACGTACAACCATTTGAGTCGATCTTCCCTCTAAGGCGACACTGTCAACATGAAATCATGTTAATAATATGACAAAAAGGTTGAGCAATATTTACTAACAAGTCAAACTAAAAACATACAATACCACAGTtaaaattattatatttaattgGATTTATAAAAAGTATATTATTTTGTAGTTTAAAAATGAAACTAGATAGCAAGGGGCACGATTTATTGACAGCGACTGTTGATGAAGAATTTGTTGAATTACCTGACGGAGTATATAATCATAGCCAAAGCTAGCAGTGACATCTCTTGACATGTAATTGTACATCATATCGGTTGCCAGCGAAAcctgtgcaaaaaaaaaaatagtattatGACCCACTTAATAATGGTGGATAATAAACTATTAAAATATTTAGTTAATTACCTTTTCAGACACTTTCTGAACATAACCAAGAACCACCATTCCAGTGCTAGCAATTTGTCCTGATGCAACCTGCATAAAAAAATTCAATTAATTACCATGCAAgaaaaaattcaaataaaaaactAGAAAAACAGAACGACAATTTACCATTTTATCAGTGTTGTATCGTGCAGCATAACCAAGACCAGACTTCCTGTGCTGACCAGCCCAAAACACTTCGCCACCTAAAGACAGGTGAGGTGTCACACTCTGCAAAAACAACATATCACCCAAAAATATAATGATACTAGAAAAATgcgtaaaataaaaataacatgTCTATGAGTGAGTTTCAAATCAATAACAAATACAACAATCCTTTTTCTATTAATTTTCTCCACGCAGTCACGCATAGGCcggtaaatgaaccgaacgaacatgaacagaggcggGTTTGTGTTCGTACATTTAACTTTAACTAAAAAAGAACAAAAACATTTaatcaaacacatttttttgtttgtgttcgtttattaagaaaaCGATCATGTTCGTGTTCAATTATCTTCGTTTGTTTGAAACACAAACGAACAATTCACAAacgtaaacaaacaaacttaaacgaACATAATTTAACTAAACATAAAGTGACTTTTTGTATTTAAATTagtaattaattataatattcTTGATTGAAAACCCCGATGTTATTACTAGAAAGCCCACTTaccaattagttatatttatataagtagtagaaagttccttttatgtttaatatttatataaaaataactacttatgtatttaaattgaaacaaacataaacaaacgaacataaacaaacgaacataaacaaatgtaaataaaCGAAACGAACAAAACACATGTTCATGTTCGTtagtttagttaaatgaacaaaaagTTGTGTTCATGCTcattcatttattaaataaacgaacttcccaccaAACAAGCTCacaaacagttcatgaacgttcggttcatttactgGCCTAGTCACGCACACACCTGAACTTATTACTAACTATATTTCTGCCACTATAAATCAGAGTTACAGATGTACTGATCTTTTACCTGAATATAACTAGCTCCGATCAGGCCACCATTTCCTAGTTGTAACTGAGTCCTGTAGTCCGAACCCtgaatcaaaaaaaaaaaagaaagttaGCCCATAACAGAAATAATAGCTGCAATATAAGTGTGTTTTAAGGTAAAATTTATTGAGTTACACGAAATTACAAAATTAAAAGAacaatgtccatatcgagtcaaACAAGATGAGCAACTTACCTTATAGTCAAAGTTGAACATTCCATGTGACATGTGAGGCTCATTTGTAAGCTGATAACAAAATCAAACTAGATTAATGAAACAAATCTTAAAACCAACACTCGATTGATAATACTATAATAGTGTATCGTTCATTCTTAAACCTGAGCATTGGCCTTCATAGTAAGATTCTCAGACAAGTCGCATTTCACTCGCGCACTTAGCCGCCCATCAGTCAAAATCCTTCCGAAAAGCATCAACTTTGACAAACAAAAGACCACTATCAAATTAAAATTGCTAGCTAtttacaaaaataataaaactattaCAATGATTGTAAATATGATTTAACAAACCTTTGGGTCTATAAAGTTAGCACCAAACTCATAGTTTGCAGTAGGAATCTTAATCGTTTCAGCAGATTGAGAAGGGACTTCAGTAGGTCCCATAACAATACTGGTAATTCAAAAGCATGTGATCATTATACCAAAAAAAAATCATACAAACTCAAAAAACAAGTTCAATGTGTACCTGTGACTTAGAGAAAACTTTTGATTTAGACCCTTGGTAAAATCAAAACGCATACCCTCAAAATGTTCTGGCTTCAAGGACACTGCATACAATTCAGCGTGTTCAATACAAGAGATAATAACACATAAGTTATGTTTTTCGGTTATGTTTAAACTCCAAAAGTGATTAATGTCTTAGATTAACTTAAAATCACACCGTCAACAACCCTGATTAGTGCTAAACAATAAACAAACACAAAACTATAAACAATCGATACTTCTTTATCTTCAAATCCACATAGATATGACATAACACAATGCTATACACACCATATTTTCTGCTAAATTAATTCTCAATCATATTCCACCTTTAAGTGTCACACATAACTAACTTATACCAATCTTTTCCAATGGTAATTAATTTCAAATCTAAAGCTAGGGTTTATAAACAGAGTTCAACAGCACTCACAAAATCACATAAACACAACAATTTCAAATAACTTATAACAAATAACCAATCTTTTCAATACTAATTTTAAAAATCTAAGTTCCCCAATAATATTTGCTCTTAAATACACAAATTAAA
This genomic stretch from Helianthus annuus cultivar XRQ/B chromosome 8, HanXRQr2.0-SUNRISE, whole genome shotgun sequence harbors:
- the LOC110873421 gene encoding mitochondrial import receptor subunit TOM40-1; the encoded protein is MATHIPPPAAPSPAAEPVKPEKVDYMDLPCPIPYEEIHREAMMSLKPEHFEGMRFDFTKGLNQKFSLSHSIVMGPTEVPSQSAETIKIPTANYEFGANFIDPKLMLFGRILTDGRLSARVKCDLSENLTMKANAQLTNEPHMSHGMFNFDYKGSDYRTQLQLGNGGLIGASYIQSVTPHLSLGGEVFWAGQHRKSGLGYAARYNTDKMVASGQIASTGMVVLGYVQKVSEKVSLATDMMYNYMSRDVTASFGYDYILRQCRLRGKIDSNGCTSAFLEERLNMGLNFILSAEIDHKKKDYKFGFGLTVGE